ATCGAGAAGCAGGAGTATATGCCCCTGTACTTCACTCAGGAGGATATGGCGGCCATGGCCAAACTGCTCCACGCCTTTGGGAGTGCGGGGTTCCTGAACCCTGGGAAGGTGTTTCCCCAGGGGAAGCCGCCTGGCGACTTCCGCCCCAGGACACGCCTGCCCGCCGACGCTGTCGTGTAGCCTATGCGCCCCCGCTGGCCCAGCCGGCAGGGTATGGCCCTTATCCTCGGGCCCTTATTATTCGGTGCTGTTCTGCTCTTAGCCCCTACGGGTTTGGAGTGGAAGGCTAGGGTAGTGGCGGCTCTGACGGTGTGGATGGCGGTGTGGTGGCTGATGGAGGCGGCTCCTCTGGCCGTTACCGCCCTTCTCCCCCTGGTGGTATTGCCGGTGCTGGGGGCGGTATCCTTCGGGGGGCTAGCGGCTCAGTATGCCGACTCGGCCATCTTCCTTTTGTTGGGGGGCTTCCTGGTTGCCTCGGCCATTGAGCGGTGGGGGTTGCACCGGCGGTTCGCTGCAGTGGTTCTCGCCCGCACGGGGGGGCGTCCCTGGTTGGTGCTGGGTGGGGTGATGTTCGTTACCGCCTCTTTGTCGGGGTGGATCAGCAACACCGCGACGGCCATGCTGGTCTTGCCGGTGGCGACCAGTATCCTGTCGGCGTATGGGGAACCGAAGGGGGGGCGCTTCGGGACGGCTCTGCTCCTGGGGGTGGCCTATTCGGCCACCATTGGGGGGATTGGTACCCTGGTGGGCACCGCCCCCAACCTCATTTTCGCCGGAGCCTATCGCTCTCTGGTGGGGCGGGAGGTGTCGTTTTTGGAGTGGATGTCCTACGGTTTGCCCCTGGCGCTGTTGATGTGGCTGGGGGCGTGGCTATACTTAGCCTTCGTCTATGCCCGCGTCGGCACGAAAGGTACGCAAGTTTCGCAGACGATGCCCAGTGCTCTTGCACCGGGGGCGTGGACGCGGGAGCAGGTGCTGGTGTTGGGGGTGTTTCTCACTGTAGCCCTACTGTGGATGACCCGTCCCGCTTGGGGCGGGCGCTGGCCGGCCGTTACCGATGCCTGGATTGCTATGGCGGGGGGCATAACGCTTTTTTTGCTCCCGGCGCGGCCGGGGGGCCGTTTGCTCACAGGGGAGGCGATCAAGGCTTTGCCGTGGGATGTGGTGCTGTTATTGGGGGGTGGGCTGGCGTTGGCCCATGCCTTTAGCGCCACAGGGCTGGATACCTGGCTTGCTCAGCGGCTGACGGTGTTGGGCGGGCTTCCGCCCGTGCTGATCTTGGGGATTGTGGTGGCGGCTATAGTGTTTGCCACGGAGTTGGCGTCTAACACAGCCATCGCCAGTATCACCTTGCCGGTGGTGGGGAGCATGGCCGTGGCGTTGGGGGTGGAGCCGTTCCCTCTGATGATCGCCGTAACCTTTGCAGCCTCGTTGGCCTTCATGTTGCCGGTCGGCACACCTCCCAACGCCATCGTGTTCGGCACAGGCTATTTCACGTTGCCCCAAATGGCACGGGTGGGGTGGTGGATGAACCTGATGGGCATCGCTATAATAACGGTATACATGGCCCTCCGCTGGGAGGCCCGTTGAGCGCTCCCACGTCCCTCGCCCGGCGTTTGAACCCCTCCCTTCTCCACTCAGGGGAGCGTCTCAGGGGGTTCGCCGTGGACGGCCTTGTGCCTCGGTTGGCGGTGCGCCCTCGCACGGTGGAGGAGGTGGCCCAGGTGCTGGCACTGGCACATCAGGAGGGGGCGGCAGTGGTGCCCTGGGGAGGGGGCACCCGTATGGACTTGGGGGGGATACCCCGTGCGTATGAGGTGGCTTTGGACTTGACGGGCTTGCACCAGCCTCTGGAGCATTCCCCTGCCAACTTGACGGTGCGGGTGGGAGCAGGCGTTACTTTGGAGCACCTGCAGAAAGTGCTGGGGCGGGAAGGGCAGTTTTTGCCCCTAGACCCCCCCTTGCCTCACAGGGCAACCATCGGAGGAACCATGGCCTCGGCGACCTATGGCCCCCTGTGCGCGGGATATGGTCTGCCGCGGGATTTGGTCATTGGGATGGGGGTGGTGCACGCCGACGGCACCCGCACGAAGAGCGGGGGGCAGGTGGTCAAAAATGTTACGGGCTTTGAGATGCACCGCCTCTACACGGGCTCGTTGGGCACGTTGGCCGTGATAACCGAGGCTACTTTCAAGGTGGCTCCTCTGCCCAAGGAGGAGCGCACGGTGGTGGCGGCCTTCCCGTCGGCCGAGGGGGCTGTGGGGGCAGGGCTGGAGACGGTGCGCATAGGGCTGGCCCCGATGGCGATGGAGGTGCTCACCGATTCGGCGTGGGCGATGGTGCCTGCCCCTGCAACGCCCTTGGCTCCCCAGGGCGAAAAGGTGTTCTGGCTCCTGGTGCGGTTTGGGGGTCCGCCGTCGGCGGTGGCGCGCCAGGAGCGGGAGGCCTTAGCCGTGTGTGAGCGCTTTGGGGTTGCGGGGGGGGCAGTGGAGGTGCTGAAGGGGGAGCAGGGGCGGGCCTTGTGGCGCGGGGTGGCTAGCTGGGGATGGGGGGAGCCCTATCCTCCCTTGGGCGTGCGCATCTCCTGCCTGCCCCGCCAAGTAGTGGAGGTGCTCCAGCTGCTGGAAAGTGGGGAACAGGATAGGGGAACGCGCCCCGCCGTTGCCATCCATGCCAGTATAGGAGTGGTGCGGGTGTTTTGGCCCGTCAGCCCCGCGGGGGAAAACGCGCAGGATGTGGCGTCGGCACTGGGGCGACTGCGGGAGCGGGTGCACGGGTTGGGGGGGCGCATGGTGGTGGAGCGCGCGCCCGTGGAGGTGAAGCGCTTACTAGACCCGTGGGATGTAGCCCCTGAGACGCTGGGCCTGCACCGTGCCCTGAAGGCCCAGTTCGACCCCAAGGGGGTGCTCAATGCGGGGCGTTTTGTGGGGGGCATCTGATGGGCCAAGCCGGTTCCGTGCGGGAGCGCTCTGTGGTGCAGGGGTTTGTGGGCCCCGACGCCCCAGCCGAAAAGGACTTGTATACCTGTGTGCACTGTGGGCTGTGCCTCACGGCGTGTCCCACCTATCTGGAAACGGGTCTGGAGACCGAATCGCCGCGCGGGCGCATCGCCCTGATGCGGGCGGTGTATGAGGGGCGGTTGGCGTTGACGCGGGAGGTGGTGCGCCATTGGGATCTCTGCCTTGCCTGCCGAGCGTGTGAGGCGGTGTGCCCTTCGGGCGTGCCCTACGGACGGCTCATTGAACACACCCGTGCCCAGGTCTTGAGGCATTTGCCCCCGCCGCTGTGGGTGCGTTGGGGGGAGGGCTTAGTGTTTCGGCACCTCCTACCCTATCCCGGGCGATTGCGCCTGGGGATGCGGCTGTTGCGGTGGTACCAACGTCTGGGGGTGCAGGGGGTGGTGCGCAGAACGGGACTTCTGCGGCCCTTTCCCCTGCTTCACAGAATGGACAGCCTGTTGCCTCCCCTGCCCAGCCATTTCTTTTCGGCGCGGGGGCAGGTGTATGCCCCGCGGGGCACGCCGCGCGGGCGTGTGGCGCTTCTTTCGGGGTGTGTGATGCCTCTGGTGCACGCCGCCACCATGCGGGCGTGCGTGCGGGTGCTGACCCACAATGGCTGGGAGGTGGTGGTGCCCCGGTCCCAGGTGTGCTGTGGGGCGCTCCATGTGCACAGCGGGCGGTTGGAAGAGGGGCGCAATTTGGCTCGGCACAATATCCAAGCCTTCCTGGAAACCCAGCCCGATGCTATCATTGTGGCGTCGGCGGGGTGTGGCTCCACTATGAAGGAGTACGGCCACCTGCTGAAGGACGACTCCCGCTTTGCCACGCAGGCGCGCGAGTTTAGCACAAAGGTCAAGGATATCCACGAGTTTCTGGTGTCCTCGTCCTTCACACCTCCTCAAGCCCCCTGGGAGATAACGGTTACCTATCAGGAGCCCTGCCACCTGGCCCACGCCCAACGCATCTCCCAGGCCCCGCGCCGTCTCTTACGCTCCATCCCCGGTCTGCGCTTGGTAGAGATGCATACCCCCGCCAAGTGCTGTGGGGCGGCGGGGAGTTATCAAATCTTCCAAAGGGAGATGTCGGAGCGTCTGGCCGAGGATAAACTGCGGGACGCTCTCTCCACCGGCGCCCAGGTTTTGGCCACGGCCAACCCAGGCTGTGCCCTGCAACTGGAGGCGAGTGTGCAACGCCGGCGCTTGCCCCTGCGCGTGGCGTATGTGATAGACCTGCTGGACGAGGCCTACCAGCGGGAGGCAGAGGGGGCATCCTAATCGGGACTCCCCTACGGCCCCCTTCTGCGCTATGCTGGTAGGCGAGGAGGCCCATGTCGGACAAGCAGATCCGCCTCACGAGCCTGGCCCACTGCGCCGGCTGAGCGGCCAAGTTTAGCCCAGAGGCTCTGGGCAAACTGTTGGCCAGCCTGCCGGTGATGCGTCATCCTGACCTGCTGGTGGGCGTGGAGACCGGGGACGATGCCGCCGTCTACCGGTTGAGGGAGGGTCTTGCCCTTGTTCTGACAACTGACTTCTTCCCCCCCATCGTGGATGACCCCTATTGGTATGGGGCCATCGCCGTGGCCAACTCCCTGAGCGATGTGTATGCCATGGGAGGACGTCCCCTCCTTGCCCTGAACATCCTGGCTTGGCCCATGGGTCAACTGGAGGCGGAACTGCAGGAGACCCTGCGGGGGGGCTATGCCAAGGCCCAGGAGGCGGGGTGCCTCATTGTGGGGGGCCACACGGTGGACGATAAGGAACCCAAATATGGC
This genomic window from Dehalococcoidia bacterium contains:
- a CDS encoding FAD-binding oxidoreductase — encoded protein: MSAPTSLARRLNPSLLHSGERLRGFAVDGLVPRLAVRPRTVEEVAQVLALAHQEGAAVVPWGGGTRMDLGGIPRAYEVALDLTGLHQPLEHSPANLTVRVGAGVTLEHLQKVLGREGQFLPLDPPLPHRATIGGTMASATYGPLCAGYGLPRDLVIGMGVVHADGTRTKSGGQVVKNVTGFEMHRLYTGSLGTLAVITEATFKVAPLPKEERTVVAAFPSAEGAVGAGLETVRIGLAPMAMEVLTDSAWAMVPAPATPLAPQGEKVFWLLVRFGGPPSAVARQEREALAVCERFGVAGGAVEVLKGEQGRALWRGVASWGWGEPYPPLGVRISCLPRQVVEVLQLLESGEQDRGTRPAVAIHASIGVVRVFWPVSPAGENAQDVASALGRLRERVHGLGGRMVVERAPVEVKRLLDPWDVAPETLGLHRALKAQFDPKGVLNAGRFVGGI
- a CDS encoding SLC13 family permease; translated protein: MRPRWPSRQGMALILGPLLFGAVLLLAPTGLEWKARVVAALTVWMAVWWLMEAAPLAVTALLPLVVLPVLGAVSFGGLAAQYADSAIFLLLGGFLVASAIERWGLHRRFAAVVLARTGGRPWLVLGGVMFVTASLSGWISNTATAMLVLPVATSILSAYGEPKGGRFGTALLLGVAYSATIGGIGTLVGTAPNLIFAGAYRSLVGREVSFLEWMSYGLPLALLMWLGAWLYLAFVYARVGTKGTQVSQTMPSALAPGAWTREQVLVLGVFLTVALLWMTRPAWGGRWPAVTDAWIAMAGGITLFLLPARPGGRLLTGEAIKALPWDVVLLLGGGLALAHAFSATGLDTWLAQRLTVLGGLPPVLILGIVVAAIVFATELASNTAIASITLPVVGSMAVALGVEPFPLMIAVTFAASLAFMLPVGTPPNAIVFGTGYFTLPQMARVGWWMNLMGIAIITVYMALRWEAR
- a CDS encoding (Fe-S)-binding protein; amino-acid sequence: MGQAGSVRERSVVQGFVGPDAPAEKDLYTCVHCGLCLTACPTYLETGLETESPRGRIALMRAVYEGRLALTREVVRHWDLCLACRACEAVCPSGVPYGRLIEHTRAQVLRHLPPPLWVRWGEGLVFRHLLPYPGRLRLGMRLLRWYQRLGVQGVVRRTGLLRPFPLLHRMDSLLPPLPSHFFSARGQVYAPRGTPRGRVALLSGCVMPLVHAATMRACVRVLTHNGWEVVVPRSQVCCGALHVHSGRLEEGRNLARHNIQAFLETQPDAIIVASAGCGSTMKEYGHLLKDDSRFATQAREFSTKVKDIHEFLVSSSFTPPQAPWEITVTYQEPCHLAHAQRISQAPRRLLRSIPGLRLVEMHTPAKCCGAAGSYQIFQREMSERLAEDKLRDALSTGAQVLATANPGCALQLEASVQRRRLPLRVAYVIDLLDEAYQREAEGAS